Proteins from one Thermobifida alba genomic window:
- a CDS encoding bifunctional 3,4-dihydroxy-2-butanone-4-phosphate synthase/GTP cyclohydrolase II, with the protein MNRTTEPAPVPLDDIEEAIKDIAGGRPVVVVDDADRENEGDLVFAADAATPELMAFTVRHTSGVVCVPMLGEDLDRLNLPLMTPRNEDSLHTAYTVTVDARTGVHTGISAADRSRTVRLLADAASVPGDFTRPGHVFPLRYRPGGVLVRRGHTEAAVDLARLAGRRPAGVIAEIVNDDGSMARLPRLREFADEHGLRLVSVEQLVEYRRRTETLVERVVETRIPNRYGEWRAVGYRSTVDDSEHVALVHGDLGDGQEVLVRLHSECLTGDAFGSHRCDCGDQLDAAMARIAEAGSGVIVYQRGHEGRGIGLLHKLRAYQLQDEGADTVDANLRLGLPADAREFGTGAQVLADLGVRSVRLLSNNPQKAGGLADHGVVVVERIPMPANITPDNLRYLRTKRDRMGHDLPGLAS; encoded by the coding sequence GTGAACCGCACCACAGAGCCCGCCCCGGTCCCGTTGGACGACATCGAGGAGGCGATCAAGGACATCGCCGGGGGACGCCCCGTCGTCGTCGTGGACGACGCCGACCGGGAGAACGAGGGAGACCTCGTCTTCGCCGCCGACGCGGCCACCCCCGAACTCATGGCCTTCACGGTCCGCCACACCTCCGGGGTGGTGTGCGTCCCGATGCTCGGCGAGGACCTGGACCGGCTCAACCTGCCGCTGATGACGCCGCGCAACGAGGACAGCCTGCACACCGCCTACACCGTGACCGTGGACGCCCGCACCGGCGTGCACACCGGCATCTCCGCGGCCGATCGCTCCCGCACCGTCCGACTGCTCGCCGATGCCGCGAGCGTCCCGGGCGACTTCACCCGCCCGGGCCACGTCTTCCCGCTGCGCTACCGCCCCGGAGGCGTGCTGGTGCGGCGCGGGCACACCGAGGCCGCCGTGGACCTGGCCCGGCTGGCCGGGCGCCGCCCGGCGGGGGTGATCGCCGAGATCGTCAACGACGACGGCAGCATGGCCCGACTGCCCCGGCTGCGCGAGTTCGCCGACGAGCACGGGCTGCGCCTGGTCTCCGTGGAGCAGCTGGTGGAGTACCGCCGCCGCACCGAGACGCTCGTCGAACGCGTCGTGGAGACCCGCATCCCCAACCGCTACGGGGAGTGGCGTGCGGTCGGCTACCGCTCCACGGTGGACGACTCCGAGCACGTCGCCCTGGTCCACGGCGACCTCGGCGACGGACAGGAGGTGCTCGTCCGCCTGCACTCCGAGTGCCTCACCGGCGACGCCTTCGGCTCGCACCGCTGCGACTGCGGCGACCAGTTGGACGCGGCCATGGCGCGCATCGCCGAGGCGGGCAGCGGCGTCATCGTCTACCAGCGCGGCCACGAGGGGCGCGGCATCGGCCTGCTGCACAAGCTGCGCGCCTACCAGCTTCAGGACGAGGGCGCCGACACCGTGGACGCCAACCTGAGGCTGGGGCTGCCCGCCGACGCCCGCGAGTTCGGCACCGGCGCACAGGTCCTGGCCGACCTGGGGGTGCGGTCGGTGCGGCTGCTCAGCAACAACCCGCAGAAGGCCGGAGGACTGGCCGACCACGGGGTCGTGGTGGTCGAGCGGATTCCGATGCCCGCCAACATCACCCCCGACAACCTGCGCTACCTGCGCACCAAACGTGACCGCATGGGCCACGACCTGCCCGGTCTGGCCTCCTGA
- the ribH gene encoding 6,7-dimethyl-8-ribityllumazine synthase: MSGAGRPEYTVDARGLTLGVVATRWNAEVVEPMLERALAAAAECGVTGPTVVRVAGAVEIPVVAQELARGHDAVVALGAVVRGGTPHFDYVCQSLTQGLTETALRTAVPVGNGVLTCDTLEQALDRAGLPGSSEDKGWEAVVAALDTALVLRGLRARGAQPV, translated from the coding sequence ATGAGCGGAGCCGGACGGCCCGAGTACACGGTGGACGCCCGGGGGCTGACCCTCGGGGTGGTCGCCACCCGGTGGAACGCCGAGGTGGTCGAGCCGATGCTGGAGCGGGCGCTGGCCGCGGCCGCGGAGTGCGGCGTGACCGGGCCCACGGTCGTGCGCGTGGCGGGGGCCGTGGAGATCCCCGTCGTCGCCCAGGAACTGGCCCGCGGCCACGACGCCGTCGTGGCGCTGGGGGCGGTCGTCCGCGGCGGCACCCCGCACTTCGACTACGTGTGCCAGTCCCTCACCCAGGGGCTGACCGAGACGGCGCTGCGTACGGCGGTCCCCGTGGGCAACGGCGTGCTGACCTGTGACACCCTGGAGCAGGCGCTCGACCGCGCGGGCCTGCCCGGCAGCAGCGAGGACAAGGGGTGGGAGGCCGTCGTCGCGGCCCTGGACACCGCCCTGGTGCTGCGCGGACTGCGCGCGCGGGGAGCACAGCCGGTCTGA
- a CDS encoding aldose 1-epimerase family protein, whose protein sequence is MTLEAGKYRATVDSLGAALRTLHWGERDLVWGYPEGPPQLAQGQVLIPWPNRIDHGRYSFDGVEYQLEITEPALDNAIHGLTSALPWQPSRTTADSVRFGLAFEGAPGYPFRMEFWVDYALDPELGLSVRIGARNTGDRPAPYGHGSHNYLTLGLPVDEVTLQLPASEWLPADERMIPVGPVRSVAGTDYDFRTPRRVGPTVLDTAFTGLSGDGTGRSWTVLSAGEAAVGLWADDSYRWLQVFSADYPGPERRRHLAVEPMTCPPNAFATGTDLIVLEPGQSVESSFGITSAPE, encoded by the coding sequence ATGACGTTGGAGGCGGGAAAGTACCGGGCCACAGTCGACTCGCTCGGCGCGGCGCTGCGCACGCTGCACTGGGGCGAACGGGACCTCGTGTGGGGGTACCCCGAGGGTCCTCCGCAGTTGGCGCAGGGACAGGTCCTCATCCCGTGGCCGAACCGGATCGACCACGGCCGGTACTCCTTCGACGGGGTCGAGTACCAACTGGAGATCACCGAGCCCGCACTGGACAACGCGATCCACGGGCTGACCAGCGCCCTGCCGTGGCAGCCGAGCCGGACCACGGCCGACTCGGTCCGCTTCGGCCTCGCCTTCGAGGGCGCCCCCGGCTACCCGTTCCGGATGGAGTTCTGGGTGGACTACGCGCTCGACCCCGAACTGGGGCTGAGCGTGCGGATCGGGGCGCGCAACACGGGCGACCGGCCTGCGCCCTACGGCCACGGCAGTCACAACTACCTCACCCTGGGACTGCCGGTGGACGAGGTCACGCTGCAGCTTCCGGCCTCCGAGTGGCTGCCCGCCGACGAGCGGATGATCCCCGTCGGCCCGGTCCGCTCCGTGGCCGGCACCGACTACGACTTCCGCACGCCGCGGCGGGTGGGCCCGACCGTCCTGGACACCGCCTTCACCGGTCTGAGCGGCGACGGGACCGGCCGCTCCTGGACGGTGCTGAGCGCGGGGGAGGCCGCGGTGGGCCTGTGGGCCGACGACAGCTACCGGTGGCTGCAGGTGTTCTCCGCCGACTACCCCGGTCCGGAGCGCCGCCGCCACCTGGCGGTGGAGCCGATGACCTGCCCGCCCAACGCGTTCGCCACCGGAACCGACCTGATCGTGCTGGAGCCGGGTCAGAGCGTCGAGTCGTCCTTCGGCATCACCTCCGCCCCGGAGTGA
- a CDS encoding protein kinase domain-containing protein translates to MAVPEPSDPDSPTRRIDAVEPTARISAPDPGATRRLTALLRPGATRRLDTAPGRTAVLGAPARRRGALGRLAWRVLEGPASEVEYRIPAELRERYTVQEYVGAGGEAVVYRAVPAGEEGRGHQLALKLYRAGHDLNRDLLDRLRALGTAGPHVPAIHGYGYARTPWGEEIAWEAQEYFALGSLRTLIDQAPLPEERARAVVEAVADCLRHWQESLNYNHTDVKPENLLIRSLDPPVFALTDFGGAVRATMSQVYGGQAVTEAYAAPEVVEGRREAPAAWWSLGVIAHELVTGRRPPRSGNWLTARNTEVDVSAVADGHWRLLVRGLLTPDPKARWGDAQVRRWLRGERPTVTRPRRHRPITFEGMSHEDPPSLAFDLMDRFDKGAVWLQRRHQELRTWLAREVHDLTFDHAPLERVRDHPERAHAAISALAAQYVPGLPPRYRGHQVSAEGVLELARGESTRQAVLREAIEFGALESAARHWCEHPRCRSQETRRCQLLELVHHEVPLIMRQVRTTVAGLARTPGFTEPEEHDWDAAWARATELVLDPEATGRYRRLLLAQSWLPGRRSDAARARWWAEQRTTALRGDRTARGTRAALVAAVLLLPGAVQAGAAQRARARAAARERRRQRWDRFTASAETRWSAARSRVAQQWEKRRATADPRAWASPEAREERRRRREARRVQRGMEQVQRAMTAGRCRRFARPAALAGFLDGAGLWLWESQGGLFSTQEWVVTAFGWAEAVRDNGLVGLVAQACSALLGLLPAGIGLVWWFPVLLGVLLLALGRTAANTHRRARTRLVAYRLAVAASALVVVRVLAHGLFFLFMGVLMPSAMLVG, encoded by the coding sequence ATGGCAGTTCCCGAACCCTCCGACCCCGACTCGCCCACCCGCAGGATCGACGCGGTCGAGCCGACCGCCCGGATCAGCGCCCCCGACCCCGGGGCGACCCGCAGGCTCACCGCGCTGCTGCGCCCCGGCGCGACCCGGCGGCTCGACACCGCCCCCGGGCGCACCGCGGTGCTGGGCGCGCCCGCGCGCCGCCGGGGAGCGCTGGGCCGCCTCGCCTGGCGGGTCCTGGAGGGCCCGGCCAGCGAGGTCGAGTACCGCATCCCCGCCGAGCTGCGCGAACGCTACACGGTCCAGGAGTACGTCGGCGCGGGCGGCGAGGCCGTGGTCTACCGGGCCGTGCCCGCGGGCGAGGAGGGGCGGGGCCACCAGCTCGCGCTCAAGCTGTACCGGGCGGGCCACGACCTCAACCGGGACCTCCTGGACCGGCTGCGCGCCCTGGGCACGGCCGGCCCGCACGTGCCCGCCATCCACGGCTACGGGTACGCGCGCACCCCCTGGGGCGAGGAGATCGCCTGGGAGGCCCAGGAGTACTTCGCGCTGGGCTCCCTGCGCACGCTCATCGACCAGGCCCCGCTCCCCGAGGAGCGCGCCCGCGCGGTCGTCGAGGCCGTCGCCGACTGCCTGCGGCACTGGCAGGAGTCGCTGAACTACAACCACACCGACGTCAAACCGGAGAACCTGCTGATCCGCTCCCTGGATCCGCCGGTGTTCGCGCTGACCGACTTCGGCGGGGCGGTCCGCGCCACCATGAGCCAGGTCTACGGCGGCCAGGCCGTCACCGAGGCCTACGCCGCCCCCGAGGTCGTCGAGGGCCGCCGCGAGGCGCCGGCGGCGTGGTGGTCGCTGGGCGTCATCGCCCACGAGCTCGTCACCGGGCGGCGCCCCCCGCGCAGCGGCAACTGGCTGACCGCCCGCAACACCGAGGTGGACGTCTCCGCCGTCGCCGACGGGCACTGGCGGCTGCTGGTCCGCGGCCTGCTCACCCCCGACCCCAAGGCCCGCTGGGGCGACGCCCAGGTGCGCCGGTGGCTGCGCGGCGAACGCCCCACCGTGACCCGGCCGCGCCGGCACCGGCCGATCACCTTCGAGGGCATGTCCCACGAGGACCCGCCCAGCCTCGCCTTCGACCTGATGGACCGCTTCGACAAGGGGGCGGTCTGGTTGCAGCGCCGCCACCAGGAACTGCGGACCTGGCTGGCCCGCGAGGTCCACGACCTCACCTTCGACCACGCTCCCCTGGAGCGGGTCCGCGACCACCCCGAGCGGGCGCACGCCGCGATCAGCGCACTGGCCGCCCAGTACGTGCCCGGGCTGCCGCCGCGCTACCGCGGCCACCAGGTCAGCGCCGAGGGGGTGCTGGAACTGGCCCGGGGCGAGAGCACCCGGCAGGCCGTGCTGCGCGAGGCGATCGAGTTCGGCGCCCTGGAGTCGGCGGCCCGGCACTGGTGCGAGCACCCCCGGTGCCGCAGCCAGGAGACCCGGCGCTGCCAGCTGCTGGAACTGGTCCACCACGAGGTGCCGCTCATCATGCGCCAGGTGCGGACCACCGTGGCGGGCCTGGCCCGGACTCCCGGTTTCACCGAGCCCGAGGAGCACGACTGGGACGCGGCCTGGGCGCGCGCCACCGAGCTCGTCCTGGACCCCGAGGCGACGGGACGCTACCGGCGGCTGCTGCTGGCGCAGTCGTGGCTGCCCGGCCGGCGCAGCGACGCCGCCCGCGCCCGGTGGTGGGCCGAGCAGCGCACCACGGCGCTGCGCGGCGACCGCACCGCGCGCGGCACCCGGGCGGCCCTGGTCGCGGCGGTGCTCCTGCTGCCCGGGGCGGTCCAGGCGGGGGCCGCGCAGCGCGCCCGCGCGCGGGCTGCGGCACGCGAGCGGCGGCGGCAGCGCTGGGACCGCTTCACGGCCTCGGCCGAGACCAGGTGGTCGGCCGCCCGGAGCCGGGTGGCGCAGCAGTGGGAGAAGCGCCGCGCCACCGCGGACCCGCGGGCCTGGGCCTCCCCGGAGGCCCGGGAGGAGCGGCGCCGCCGCCGCGAGGCGCGCCGGGTGCAGCGCGGCATGGAGCAGGTGCAGCGGGCCATGACGGCGGGCCGCTGCCGCCGGTTCGCCCGCCCCGCCGCACTCGCGGGCTTCCTGGACGGCGCCGGGCTGTGGCTGTGGGAGTCCCAGGGCGGGCTGTTCAGCACGCAGGAGTGGGTGGTGACCGCGTTCGGCTGGGCGGAGGCGGTCCGGGACAACGGGCTGGTCGGCCTGGTGGCCCAGGCCTGCTCCGCGCTGCTGGGGCTGCTGCCCGCCGGGATCGGCCTGGTGTGGTGGTTCCCGGTGCTGCTGGGGGTGCTGCTGCTCGCCCTGGGCCGGACGGCGGCCAACACGCACCGCAGGGCCCGCACCCGGCTGGTCGCCTACCGCCTGGCGGTGGCCGCCAGCGCGCTGGTGGTGGTCCGCGTCCTCGCCCACGGACTGTTCTTCCTGTTCATGGGGGTTCTGATGCCCTCCGCGATGCTGGTCGGCTGA
- the pnuC gene encoding nicotinamide riboside transporter PnuC yields MNGSGAAWLEWAYAGFTLFGEHVRWADLVGNLAALATVALAIRRTIWTWPVQLTGTFLLFAVSVDAHLVGNALKQVIIAALAAYGWYRWASGMRGDGDLPVRPATGAERLRLVAALTAGTVAVGWFFTVTGWSWAPWLDAFIFVGSAVAMYAQSRGLVDFWVVWIVVDMVGIPITLMSGLWVSGIVYGVFFVLAVTGLRDWTRHYRLRRDREAALLEAPA; encoded by the coding sequence GTGAACGGTTCGGGAGCGGCGTGGCTGGAGTGGGCCTACGCCGGGTTCACCCTGTTCGGCGAGCACGTGCGCTGGGCCGACCTGGTCGGCAACCTCGCCGCCCTGGCCACCGTGGCGCTGGCGATCCGCCGCACCATCTGGACCTGGCCGGTGCAGCTCACCGGGACCTTCCTGCTGTTCGCGGTCTCGGTCGACGCCCACCTCGTCGGCAACGCGCTCAAGCAGGTGATCATCGCGGCCCTGGCCGCCTACGGCTGGTACCGCTGGGCGAGCGGCATGCGCGGGGACGGCGACCTGCCGGTGCGCCCCGCCACCGGAGCCGAACGGCTCCGCCTGGTCGCCGCCCTGACCGCGGGGACCGTCGCGGTCGGCTGGTTCTTCACCGTCACCGGCTGGTCCTGGGCCCCGTGGCTGGACGCCTTCATCTTCGTCGGCAGCGCGGTCGCGATGTACGCCCAAAGCCGCGGCCTCGTCGACTTCTGGGTGGTGTGGATCGTCGTGGACATGGTGGGCATCCCCATCACCCTGATGTCCGGCCTGTGGGTCAGCGGCATCGTCTACGGAGTCTTCTTCGTGCTCGCCGTCACGGGGCTCCGCGACTGGACGCGCCACTACCGGCTCCGCCGGGACCGCGAGGCGGCCCTGCTGGAAGCACCCGCCTGA
- a CDS encoding DUF2470 domain-containing protein produces the protein MSANPFSPEVVAAVTGHMNADHPEDTLLIVRALGGRPEATAARMTGLDGTAGEYSATVAGREVVVRIPWSQPITERAQIRAEVVRLYRQACERLGVPPRGEEGAQP, from the coding sequence GTGTCCGCCAACCCGTTCTCCCCCGAGGTCGTCGCCGCCGTCACCGGGCACATGAACGCCGACCACCCCGAGGACACCCTGCTCATCGTCCGGGCCCTCGGCGGCCGGCCCGAGGCGACCGCGGCACGGATGACCGGCCTGGACGGCACGGCGGGCGAGTACTCCGCCACCGTCGCCGGCCGCGAGGTCGTCGTGCGCATCCCGTGGTCGCAGCCGATCACCGAGCGCGCGCAGATCCGCGCCGAGGTGGTGCGGCTGTACCGGCAGGCCTGCGAGCGCCTGGGCGTGCCCCCGCGCGGGGAGGAGGGCGCGCAGCCCTAG
- the aroC gene encoding chorismate synthase, with amino-acid sequence MLRWLTAGESHGPALVAIVEGLPAGVSVTSDDIAAALLRRRAGYGRGARMKFEKDEVSIVGGIRHGRTLGGPVAIEVGNTEWPKWEKVMAPDPVPAEELEGVARNAPLTRPRPGHADLVGMQKYGYDEARPVLERASARETAARVALGEVARQFLRQALGVEIVSHVVAMGSVSVPDDAPAPGPDDLARVDADPVRCFDPETSARMVAEVDDTRKTGDTLGGVVEVLAYGLPPGLGSHVHWDRRLDARVAGALMGIQAIKGVEFGDGFRTAARRGSAAHDEIEPGADGVRRRSNRAGGVEGGMSTGDPLRVRAAMKPIATVPRALDTIDVTTGEPAQAHHQRSDVTAVPAAGVVAESMLALVLAEAALEKFGGDSVAETARNLRGYLDSLTVR; translated from the coding sequence ATGTTGCGCTGGCTGACCGCTGGGGAGTCCCACGGACCGGCACTCGTCGCGATCGTGGAGGGCCTACCGGCCGGCGTGTCCGTCACCTCAGACGACATCGCCGCCGCGTTGCTCCGTCGTCGCGCCGGGTACGGCCGGGGCGCCCGCATGAAATTCGAGAAGGACGAGGTCTCCATCGTCGGAGGCATCCGGCACGGCCGCACCCTGGGCGGCCCGGTGGCCATCGAGGTGGGCAACACCGAGTGGCCCAAGTGGGAGAAGGTCATGGCTCCCGACCCGGTGCCCGCCGAAGAACTGGAGGGCGTGGCGCGCAACGCCCCCCTGACCCGTCCCCGTCCCGGCCACGCCGACCTCGTCGGCATGCAGAAGTACGGCTACGACGAGGCCCGCCCCGTCCTGGAGCGCGCCAGCGCCCGGGAGACCGCCGCCCGCGTCGCCCTCGGCGAGGTCGCCCGCCAGTTCCTCCGCCAGGCGCTGGGCGTCGAGATCGTCAGCCACGTCGTGGCGATGGGCAGCGTCTCGGTGCCCGACGACGCGCCCGCCCCGGGACCGGACGACCTGGCCCGCGTGGACGCCGACCCGGTCCGCTGCTTCGACCCCGAGACCAGCGCCCGCATGGTCGCCGAGGTCGACGACACCCGCAAGACCGGCGACACCCTCGGCGGAGTGGTCGAGGTCCTCGCCTACGGGCTGCCGCCCGGCCTGGGCAGCCACGTCCACTGGGACCGCCGCCTCGACGCGCGGGTGGCCGGGGCCCTCATGGGCATCCAGGCGATCAAGGGCGTGGAGTTCGGCGACGGCTTCCGCACCGCGGCACGGCGCGGCTCGGCCGCCCACGACGAGATCGAGCCCGGCGCCGACGGGGTGCGCCGCCGCAGCAACCGCGCGGGCGGCGTCGAAGGCGGCATGAGCACCGGCGACCCGCTGCGCGTGCGCGCGGCGATGAAACCCATCGCCACCGTGCCCCGCGCCCTGGACACCATCGACGTGACCACCGGCGAACCCGCCCAGGCCCACCACCAGCGCAGCGACGTCACCGCGGTGCCGGCCGCGGGCGTGGTCGCCGAGTCCATGCTCGCCCTGGTCCTGGCCGAGGCGGCCCTGGAGAAGTTCGGCGGGGACTCGGTCGCCGAGACCGCCCGGAACCTGCGCGGCTACCTGGACTCGCTGACCGTCCGGTGA
- a CDS encoding prepilin peptidase: MPSAPLLALALAPLGALLAHHAGRVVVLFAAHDPGDDPDDPGPPPPTLPRSGRVVPWARWSPLPWRLVLTGRGPGGEPVRAPGPVVLAAAAAFAAVGLGAAQRPAAEIAALAFLALWGTLLSAVDLRVKRLPDALVRPAYPVALALLGAAALTVPHGRSAFLGALAGMAALWAFYWLLWFVYPAGMGWGDVKLSGLVGLYLGWAGPGPAVSGAFAAFLLSACVGLVLVLLGRAGRKTQLPFGPFMVGGALAVLLLGDPLPLLLG, from the coding sequence ATGCCCTCCGCTCCGCTGCTCGCCCTGGCACTGGCCCCCCTCGGCGCTCTCCTGGCCCACCACGCCGGCCGTGTCGTCGTGCTGTTCGCCGCCCACGACCCCGGCGACGACCCCGACGACCCCGGTCCGCCCCCGCCCACCCTGCCCCGCTCGGGCCGGGTCGTGCCGTGGGCGCGCTGGTCGCCGCTGCCGTGGCGGCTCGTACTCACCGGCCGCGGCCCCGGCGGCGAACCGGTGCGGGCCCCGGGGCCCGTCGTGCTCGCCGCCGCGGCGGCGTTCGCGGCGGTCGGACTCGGCGCGGCCCAGCGCCCCGCCGCCGAGATCGCGGCCCTGGCCTTCCTCGCCCTGTGGGGGACCCTGCTCTCCGCCGTCGACCTGCGCGTCAAACGCCTGCCCGACGCGCTGGTCCGGCCCGCCTACCCGGTGGCGCTGGCGCTGCTGGGCGCCGCCGCCCTCACCGTCCCCCACGGCCGGTCCGCGTTCCTCGGCGCGCTCGCCGGCATGGCCGCCCTGTGGGCCTTCTACTGGCTGTTGTGGTTCGTCTACCCGGCCGGCATGGGCTGGGGCGACGTCAAACTCTCCGGCCTGGTCGGCCTCTACCTGGGCTGGGCCGGCCCGGGGCCCGCGGTCAGCGGGGCCTTCGCCGCCTTCCTGCTCTCCGCGTGCGTGGGCCTGGTCCTCGTCCTGCTGGGACGCGCCGGACGCAAGACCCAGCTCCCCTTCGGACCGTTCATGGTCGGCGGCGCGCTGGCCGTGCTCCTCCTGGGCGACCCGCTCCCGCTCCTCCTCGGCTAG
- a CDS encoding PH domain-containing protein has protein sequence MPTRDVGDEDRVDGSRRRAPQALPVTFRPRNIRFVAYGLAVLIMATMAALAVIMPEGWGLQDRVFLLLLGVAIGGGLRFLARPRLELTEERVTVVNSIRTHVLVWPEIIDARMPVGEPWPSIDLADGSTLAVMAIQSSDGDLARANLDEFRRHLRERGEAVEPGRD, from the coding sequence GTGCCGACACGGGACGTGGGAGACGAGGACAGGGTGGACGGTTCGAGGCGGCGGGCCCCGCAGGCGTTGCCGGTGACCTTCCGGCCGCGCAACATCCGTTTCGTCGCCTACGGCCTCGCCGTGCTCATCATGGCCACCATGGCGGCTCTTGCGGTCATCATGCCCGAGGGCTGGGGCCTGCAGGACCGGGTCTTCCTCCTCCTGCTGGGCGTGGCGATCGGGGGCGGGCTGCGCTTCCTGGCCCGTCCCCGCCTGGAGCTGACCGAGGAGCGGGTGACGGTGGTCAACTCCATCCGCACCCACGTGCTGGTCTGGCCGGAGATCATCGACGCGCGCATGCCGGTGGGGGAGCCCTGGCCCAGCATCGACCTGGCCGACGGTTCCACGCTGGCGGTGATGGCCATCCAGAGCAGCGACGGGGACCTGGCCCGGGCCAACCTCGACGAGTTCCGGCGCCACCTGCGCGAGCGCGGCGAGGCGGTGGAACCGGGACGGGACTGA
- a CDS encoding SseB family protein, translating to MAGPTIIGAQQFQNDDGSADPRVREKLDAYARGRVGDRQVLETLRRARLLVPVVARPVKTARDPDGLVREKRSEVAMPVLIGKDGRRGVLAFTSVDTVKRWREDARPIPVTTQDACRAAFEDNADAVVVDVAGPVTYAIQGRFLSAIAEHGMVPAPKDDPQVLALIYRITHTEFGIERVRIHDSERADIGIRLELERRDDEAIRNVAERLATELAVILPGGVELSAVVRARRDR from the coding sequence GTGGCTGGACCTACCATCATCGGCGCGCAGCAGTTCCAGAACGACGACGGCAGCGCTGACCCCAGGGTGCGCGAAAAACTCGACGCCTACGCCAGAGGCAGGGTCGGGGACCGCCAGGTCCTGGAGACGCTGCGCAGGGCGCGACTGCTGGTCCCGGTCGTGGCCCGGCCGGTCAAGACCGCCAGGGACCCCGACGGGCTCGTCCGCGAGAAGCGCAGCGAGGTCGCGATGCCCGTACTGATCGGCAAGGACGGACGGCGCGGAGTCCTCGCCTTCACCTCGGTGGACACCGTCAAACGCTGGCGGGAGGACGCCCGGCCGATCCCGGTCACCACCCAGGACGCCTGCCGCGCCGCCTTCGAGGACAACGCCGACGCCGTCGTCGTGGACGTGGCCGGGCCCGTGACCTACGCGATCCAGGGCCGCTTCCTGAGCGCCATCGCGGAGCACGGCATGGTCCCCGCCCCCAAGGACGACCCGCAGGTCCTCGCGCTGATCTACCGCATCACCCACACCGAGTTCGGCATCGAACGGGTCCGCATCCACGACTCCGAGCGCGCCGACATCGGCATCCGGCTGGAACTGGAGCGGCGCGACGACGAGGCCATCCGCAACGTGGCCGAGCGGCTGGCCACCGAACTGGCCGTCATCCTGCCCGGCGGGGTGGAACTGAGCGCCGTGGTCCGCGCCCGCCGCGACAGGTGA
- a CDS encoding YceI family protein, translated as MTEQQLPAGTWTIDAAHSEVGFSVRHMMVSRVRGRFEKFDATLTVPEDPFQSSVTATIDASSIDTNNAQRDEHVRSADFFDVANHPEFTFVSTGLSQKGEDFVLTGDLTIKGNTRPVELALEFNGSTIDPYGLRRAGFHAETEISRKEFGVDIHMPMESGGVVVGDKIKIEIDAEFTLQQD; from the coding sequence ATGACCGAACAGCAGCTCCCCGCGGGCACCTGGACCATCGACGCCGCCCACTCCGAGGTCGGCTTCAGCGTGCGCCACATGATGGTCAGCAGGGTGCGGGGGCGTTTCGAGAAGTTCGACGCCACGCTGACCGTGCCGGAGGACCCGTTCCAGTCCTCGGTGACCGCCACCATCGACGCCAGCTCCATCGACACCAACAACGCGCAGCGCGACGAGCACGTCCGCTCCGCCGACTTCTTCGACGTCGCCAACCACCCGGAGTTCACCTTCGTCTCCACCGGGCTGAGCCAGAAGGGCGAGGACTTCGTCCTGACCGGCGACCTGACCATCAAGGGCAACACCCGGCCGGTGGAGCTGGCCCTGGAGTTCAACGGCTCCACGATCGACCCCTACGGCCTCAGGCGCGCGGGCTTCCACGCCGAGACCGAGATCAGCCGCAAGGAGTTCGGCGTGGACATCCACATGCCGATGGAGAGCGGCGGCGTGGTCGTCGGCGACAAGATCAAGATCGAGATCGACGCCGAGTTCACCCTCCAGCAGGACTGA
- a CDS encoding MarR family winged helix-turn-helix transcriptional regulator, with protein MAAMNAVNWLSEEEQRIWRSFLAVNSLLQERLDRDLQRRDGLTLVEYAILVHLSEAEGQRMRMRSLADTVIVSKSRLSHQVARLERDGYVRREDCVEDRRGFWAVLTDKGAEVLRAAAPGHVAQVREYVFDRLTDTQVAEFGAIMAVLERGLRESSAK; from the coding sequence ATGGCCGCCATGAACGCGGTCAACTGGCTGAGCGAGGAGGAACAGCGCATCTGGCGAAGCTTCCTCGCGGTCAACTCCCTGCTCCAGGAGCGCCTCGACCGGGACCTGCAACGCAGGGACGGCCTCACCCTCGTGGAGTACGCGATCCTGGTGCACCTGTCCGAGGCGGAGGGGCAGCGGATGCGCATGCGTTCCCTCGCCGACACGGTGATCGTCTCCAAGAGCCGCCTGTCCCACCAGGTGGCCCGCCTGGAACGGGACGGGTACGTGCGCCGGGAGGACTGCGTGGAGGACCGGCGCGGCTTCTGGGCGGTGCTCACCGACAAGGGGGCCGAGGTGCTGCGCGCCGCCGCGCCCGGGCACGTCGCCCAGGTTCGCGAGTACGTGTTCGACCGGCTCACCGACACCCAGGTCGCCGAGTTCGGCGCCATCATGGCGGTTCTGGAGCGCGGACTGCGCGAATCCTCCGCGAAGTGA